A single Bacillus sp. OxB-1 DNA region contains:
- the recU gene encoding Holliday junction resolvase RecU yields the protein MTIRYPNGKKYVRPAEQLGSPKKLDMSYSNRGKSLEDELNDSNAYYLSQGIAVIHKKPIPIQVVNVHYPARSAAVITEAYFRTPSTTDFNGVWRGRYLDFEAKETKSATSFPLQNIHAHQVDHMKQVTEQGGIAFLVVKFTTLDRYFILPYDSLEEKWERMKAGGRKSITLAEFEDAAYEIMPRFQPVLDYLPGLHLLFPQIGEPIERQENL from the coding sequence ATGACGATCCGATACCCGAATGGGAAGAAGTATGTGCGGCCGGCCGAGCAGCTGGGAAGCCCGAAAAAGTTGGATATGTCTTATAGTAACCGGGGCAAGTCATTGGAAGATGAGCTGAATGACTCGAATGCCTATTACTTGAGCCAAGGCATCGCAGTCATCCATAAGAAGCCGATTCCGATCCAAGTCGTCAATGTCCACTACCCTGCCCGGAGTGCCGCCGTCATTACGGAAGCGTATTTCCGGACTCCGTCGACGACCGATTTCAACGGTGTCTGGCGCGGACGTTATCTCGATTTCGAGGCGAAGGAGACGAAAAGTGCCACGTCCTTTCCACTGCAAAATATCCATGCCCACCAAGTGGACCATATGAAACAAGTGACGGAACAGGGCGGCATCGCGTTTCTCGTCGTGAAATTTACGACGCTTGACCGTTATTTCATCCTACCGTATGATAGTCTCGAAGAAAAATGGGAGCGCATGAAAGCAGGCGGCCGGAAATCGATTACGCTTGCGGAATTCGAAGACGCGGCCTACGAAATCATGCCTCGCTTCCAACCCGTGCTAGACTACTTGCCGGGACTTCATTTATTATTTCCACAAATCGGTGAACCAATCGAAAGGCAGGAAAACCTATGA
- a CDS encoding YqhG family protein, whose amino-acid sequence MYPQQIHQYVRQFFKENNCPIVQESEHLLRVQLTVEMDKRIMNRPFYWSYVESTGGQPNPAQLTLITDKNRLTENLAGEAVHYGSPRLNQLFQVTRERGSFVQMYERAVSDSGKQVILTPWLAVNYKITYSSDRTKEMLYSLGMNLMTGAILSGFQESLSERNLEPAIPANTFHLPYIIKPMRALDRLDELIDQLIQEDDHKWTEEARARRKKDLRVLEYFYEGIEDRPECYEMEKQAIEEQYEAKIYVEIISGGLFYLK is encoded by the coding sequence ATGTATCCGCAACAGATTCATCAGTATGTGCGGCAGTTTTTCAAAGAGAACAATTGCCCGATTGTGCAGGAAAGCGAACATCTCCTCCGTGTCCAATTGACGGTAGAGATGGACAAACGAATTATGAACCGGCCTTTTTACTGGAGCTATGTGGAAAGCACAGGCGGCCAGCCCAATCCAGCACAACTGACATTGATCACGGATAAGAACCGGCTCACCGAAAACTTGGCCGGGGAAGCGGTGCATTATGGGTCCCCCCGGCTCAACCAGCTGTTCCAAGTGACAAGGGAGCGGGGGTCCTTCGTCCAAATGTACGAACGGGCGGTGAGCGATTCCGGCAAACAAGTCATCTTGACCCCGTGGCTCGCCGTGAATTATAAAATCACTTATTCCAGCGACCGGACGAAAGAGATGCTTTATTCGCTCGGCATGAACCTAATGACCGGCGCCATCTTGAGCGGCTTCCAGGAAAGTCTCAGTGAACGGAATCTGGAGCCGGCCATACCGGCAAACACTTTCCATCTGCCGTATATCATCAAACCGATGCGCGCCTTGGATCGGTTGGATGAACTAATCGATCAGCTCATCCAGGAAGATGACCACAAGTGGACGGAAGAGGCACGAGCCAGGCGAAAAAAGGACTTACGGGTGCTCGAATACTTTTATGAAGGGATTGAAGACAGGCCCGAGTGCTATGAAATGGAAAAGCAAGCGATTGAGGAGCAATACGAAGCGAAGATCTACGTGGAAATTATTAGTGGCGGCTTGTTTTATTTGAAGTGA
- a CDS encoding SNF2-related protein, translating to MSMQIERSSEWKDGFQERLESRKEWDNWTLYNMSYEVEKAKLITNFHGLQCPKYLPGLKPFAHQLEAAETVIERMNGKAILADEVGLGKTIEAGLILKEYLIRGLVKKALILTPASLMNQWITELNQKFHIPAMPFHKKYDLSQCNIVVVSIDMAKRSPHKENIYKQDFDLIIIDEAHKLKNHKTKNYEFVQNLKKKFCLLLTATPIQNDVFELFNLISLLKPGHLGNFETFQSVFSAGKHHVDEDDFLKELIHQVMVRNSRQDTRIEWTNRRVQIMPIEFSAEEKEIYQSILELKQISTLFSDAFTLLTLQRELCSSKEAAYLTLEKVREKCGKPEELAAVDSILRNLRELRINSKAEKAYEIIEQAQDKVIIFTEYRASQAFLQAYLHSKGITSVLFNGKFNKSKREWMKQLFRDQAQVLIATESGSEGINLQFCHHVINYDLPWNPMKLEQRIGRVHRLGQTEDVHIYNLAIRDTIEDSILELLQGKIDVFEQVVGELDDILSEYRMSI from the coding sequence ATGTCCATGCAAATTGAAAGGTCCTCCGAATGGAAAGATGGTTTTCAAGAACGATTGGAAAGTCGAAAAGAATGGGATAATTGGACGTTGTATAACATGAGTTATGAAGTGGAAAAAGCAAAGTTGATCACGAATTTCCACGGACTGCAATGTCCTAAGTATTTACCGGGATTGAAACCTTTTGCCCATCAATTGGAGGCGGCGGAAACGGTCATTGAACGGATGAACGGCAAAGCCATCTTGGCGGACGAGGTTGGTCTCGGGAAAACAATTGAAGCGGGACTGATTTTAAAAGAGTATTTGATCAGAGGCCTTGTAAAGAAAGCGCTCATCCTGACTCCGGCTTCTTTGATGAATCAATGGATTACCGAACTGAATCAAAAATTTCATATCCCGGCCATGCCTTTCCATAAAAAATACGATTTAAGCCAATGTAATATCGTCGTCGTCAGTATCGATATGGCCAAACGAAGTCCTCATAAGGAAAATATCTATAAGCAGGATTTTGATCTGATTATTATAGACGAAGCCCATAAATTGAAAAACCATAAAACGAAAAACTATGAGTTTGTACAAAATCTTAAGAAGAAGTTCTGTTTGCTGTTAACTGCGACGCCGATTCAGAATGATGTGTTTGAACTGTTCAACCTCATCTCTCTTCTTAAACCCGGTCATTTGGGCAATTTCGAGACATTCCAAAGCGTCTTTTCCGCGGGCAAGCACCATGTGGACGAAGATGACTTTTTGAAAGAATTGATTCATCAAGTAATGGTGCGGAATTCAAGACAGGATACCAGGATTGAATGGACGAACCGACGCGTCCAAATTATGCCGATCGAGTTCAGTGCAGAGGAAAAGGAGATCTACCAGTCGATTTTGGAACTGAAACAAATTTCTACGCTCTTTTCGGATGCTTTCACACTACTGACGCTTCAACGGGAATTATGCTCCAGTAAGGAAGCAGCTTATCTAACACTGGAAAAAGTACGCGAGAAATGCGGTAAACCGGAAGAGCTCGCGGCCGTGGATAGTATTCTTCGAAATCTGAGGGAGCTCCGAATCAATTCAAAAGCGGAAAAAGCATATGAAATCATTGAACAGGCACAGGATAAGGTCATCATTTTTACCGAATATCGGGCGAGTCAGGCCTTTTTGCAAGCCTATTTACACTCAAAAGGCATCACTAGCGTTTTATTCAACGGAAAATTCAACAAAAGCAAGCGGGAATGGATGAAGCAACTTTTCCGGGATCAAGCCCAAGTGCTCATTGCGACGGAATCCGGCAGTGAGGGGATCAACCTCCAATTCTGTCATCATGTCATCAACTATGACCTGCCATGGAACCCGATGAAATTGGAGCAGCGGATCGGGCGGGTCCACCGGCTCGGGCAGACGGAAGATGTCCATATTTACAATTTGGCCATCCGCGATACGATCGAAGACTCCATCCTGGAACTGCTTCAAGGGAAAATTGACGTCTTTGAGCAAGTGGTGGGGGAGTTGGATGATATTTTGTCGGAGTATCGAATGTCCATCTAA
- the gltS gene encoding sodium/glutamate symporter, with the protein MIEINQITTLFLAVALYLLGMALVNRIGILDRFLIPAPVVGGLIFAILALILQSTGVAEIALDTSLQSLFMVAFFTTVGLGASFKLIKLGGKLLIIYLLLCGVTIFMQNFIGVSLAQVFKIEPLLGVMSGAVTMSGGHGGAAAYGQTIEELGITSAVTIGMAAATLGLISGSLSGGPIARHLINKYDLKPAGGKVEEYEEQDEKPIQERSFMIQVALITVSMAGGTFLGDLFTQATGFVLPAYIGAMFVAVIVRNLMDRFLPGTVNMKEIDLIGSVSLSIFLSMALMSIKLWELAGLALPLIGIIAVQVLFIVLFAVFVMFRALGKDYDAAVMISGFLGHGLGATPNAMANMGATVNKFGPSRTAFLVVPIVGGFLMDVVFGAPIIITTINILAP; encoded by the coding sequence ATGATTGAAATCAACCAGATCACAACGTTGTTCTTGGCGGTAGCGCTGTACTTGCTCGGAATGGCACTCGTCAACCGAATCGGTATTCTGGATCGGTTTCTGATCCCGGCGCCGGTTGTCGGTGGTCTGATCTTTGCCATTCTGGCTTTGATCCTGCAATCGACAGGTGTTGCGGAAATCGCTCTCGATACGTCCCTGCAATCGCTGTTCATGGTTGCATTCTTTACGACGGTTGGGCTTGGGGCCAGCTTCAAGCTGATCAAATTGGGCGGCAAGCTTCTGATCATCTATTTGCTGTTGTGTGGGGTCACCATCTTCATGCAAAACTTCATCGGTGTCTCGCTCGCCCAAGTATTCAAAATTGAGCCACTGCTCGGAGTTATGAGTGGTGCTGTAACGATGAGTGGCGGGCACGGCGGCGCTGCCGCCTACGGACAGACAATTGAGGAACTGGGCATTACATCCGCCGTAACGATCGGTATGGCTGCCGCCACTCTCGGTTTGATTTCCGGTAGTCTTTCCGGCGGTCCAATTGCACGGCATTTGATCAACAAATATGATCTGAAGCCGGCGGGAGGAAAAGTCGAAGAATATGAAGAACAAGATGAAAAGCCAATCCAAGAGCGCTCGTTCATGATCCAGGTTGCACTGATCACAGTTTCGATGGCAGGCGGGACGTTCCTCGGCGATTTGTTCACGCAAGCGACCGGTTTTGTGCTCCCTGCGTATATTGGAGCGATGTTCGTCGCAGTTATTGTTCGTAACCTGATGGACCGTTTCCTTCCGGGAACAGTTAACATGAAAGAGATCGACCTGATCGGCAGTGTTTCCCTTTCCATCTTCCTTTCCATGGCATTGATGAGCATCAAGCTCTGGGAATTGGCAGGACTGGCACTTCCGCTCATCGGCATTATTGCCGTCCAAGTCCTGTTTATCGTGCTGTTTGCCGTCTTTGTGATGTTCCGGGCGCTCGGCAAGGATTACGACGCTGCCGTGATGATTTCCGGATTTTTAGGACACGGACTCGGCGCCACGCCAAATGCGATGGCCAACATGGGGGCGACTGTCAACAAGTTTGGCCCGTCCCGTACAGCTTTCCTCGTCGTGCCGATTGTCGGTGGGTTCCTGATGGATGTCGTGTTCGGTGCACCAATCATCATTACGACGATCAACATACTAGCTCCGTAA
- a CDS encoding SDR family NAD(P)-dependent oxidoreductase, producing the protein MGSFTDKVVLITGAAGGIGIATAKAFAEQGAKLSLVDLNREALEKAVKEAGIEDALLLTANVTKEDEVKKYVDDTVAKFGRIDSFVNNAGINGHFANIVDQTVENFHNVLNVNVVGVFLGLKYVMKVMNEQKQGSIVNLASNGGLLGAPGMSAYVASKHAVIALNKTAALEGAENGIRSVAVCPSGVDTQMMRSIETNAMPGQEEEAKAAFAATVPMNRYAEASEIADLITFLASDKASFISGSYYRIDGGQGATSV; encoded by the coding sequence ATGGGAAGCTTTACAGACAAGGTTGTCTTAATTACGGGGGCTGCTGGTGGCATCGGTATTGCTACTGCCAAAGCTTTTGCGGAACAAGGCGCTAAATTATCATTAGTTGACCTCAATCGAGAGGCATTAGAAAAAGCGGTAAAAGAAGCAGGAATCGAAGATGCTTTGCTATTGACCGCAAACGTGACAAAAGAAGATGAAGTAAAAAAATATGTCGATGATACGGTTGCAAAGTTTGGAAGAATCGATTCATTTGTAAATAATGCCGGCATTAACGGTCATTTTGCAAATATTGTGGATCAAACTGTCGAAAATTTTCATAACGTGTTAAATGTTAACGTGGTCGGCGTATTCCTAGGTTTGAAATATGTCATGAAAGTGATGAACGAACAAAAACAAGGGTCGATTGTAAACTTAGCATCCAACGGCGGGTTGCTTGGCGCGCCTGGGATGAGTGCGTACGTAGCTTCTAAACATGCAGTGATCGCCTTGAATAAAACGGCCGCATTGGAAGGTGCGGAAAATGGAATTCGTTCCGTTGCAGTTTGTCCTTCCGGTGTCGATACACAAATGATGCGCTCGATCGAAACAAATGCGATGCCTGGCCAGGAGGAAGAAGCGAAAGCGGCATTCGCAGCAACCGTTCCAATGAACCGTTACGCCGAGGCTTCTGAAATTGCAGATTTAATCACGTTCTTAGCCTCTGATAAAGCATCCTTCATCTCAGGATCTTATTACCGTATTGATGGTGGACAAGGGGCGACTTCCGTTTAA
- a CDS encoding PBP1A family penicillin-binding protein: protein MSDQIHSRAARRKQMEAERTKKKGKKPQKKKGLIKKTFLAIIAVGMALFLFGVGLFAYYASTAPKLDEALLKDPLTSEFLDKDGNVFMKFGAQRREYVPYDEIPKMMEDAILATEDVRFYSHHGMDFWRLGGAVLANFRSGFGSQGASTLTQQVIKNSFLSDEKTLKRKAQEAWLAFQLERKYSKEEIFEMYFNKVLMSGRVHGFGTGADYFFGKELDELELPEIAMLAGMPQYPNGYNPYKNPERTEKRRNIVLGLMVQHKKITQAEADEAKAVPVASLILPEDQRPTTDSKYPAYVDVVLDELEEAGMVDILSEGVKIQTNLDPAAQEAVESAINNPNWYESEEMEAGMTVVDTKTGAIVAIGGGRDYAGRDLNFATDQKRQPGSSIKPILSYGPAIENFSWSTGQITNDDPYNYRGTNQPIRNVDGRYQGAITIREALYRSRNVPAVKIFEEVGPSKAADFAKDLGLPVDKLNSSNALGGGEIQFSTTQMAGAYAAFGNGGVYTKPHAVKEVIFRDGTPRNLTPKPQVVMKDSTAYMVTDILRDVMTEGTGKTANVSGLDDAGKTGTTNYSAETVQKHGIPNGAVPDSWFAGYTTDYTIAVWGGYKDYTTPITTYNPGRLVPQNLFRTVMGEISAGKNTASFKRPGSVEEANIVYGSNPLVLASASTPANLQRTELFVRGTLPEQQAREEETVELEAPNNLNANYDPNTGTITLQWGHNPPDPAVAEGPIEFEVYVGVDGGELQLMTTTFDYSVTFNSAEMGRTYSFSVVAKAGELTSDPASTSLQIEEFAEEEPEEEQPEENPDEEENPDDGWNDGNGNPNGNGWNQGNQGNQGNQGNPGNQNNQGNPGNQGNPGNRGNGGNQGNGNQGGNPNAPTDPNNPDNETPTPVDGTETTP from the coding sequence ATGAGTGATCAAATACATTCACGTGCCGCCCGCCGGAAGCAAATGGAAGCGGAGCGGACAAAGAAAAAAGGAAAAAAGCCACAGAAGAAGAAAGGCTTGATCAAAAAAACCTTTCTCGCCATCATCGCCGTTGGAATGGCCCTTTTCCTTTTCGGGGTCGGCTTGTTCGCTTATTACGCGAGCACGGCGCCAAAACTGGATGAAGCTTTGCTGAAAGACCCGTTGACTTCCGAGTTTTTGGACAAGGATGGCAATGTGTTCATGAAATTTGGAGCGCAGCGACGTGAGTATGTGCCGTATGATGAAATTCCGAAAATGATGGAAGATGCGATTCTGGCGACCGAGGACGTCCGGTTTTATTCCCACCACGGGATGGACTTTTGGCGGCTCGGCGGCGCGGTATTGGCCAACTTCCGGAGCGGTTTCGGTTCCCAAGGGGCCAGTACGCTCACCCAGCAGGTTATCAAGAACTCCTTCCTCTCCGATGAAAAGACATTGAAGCGGAAAGCGCAAGAAGCTTGGCTCGCCTTCCAGCTGGAACGGAAATATAGTAAAGAAGAAATTTTTGAAATGTATTTCAATAAAGTGCTCATGTCTGGCCGCGTACACGGTTTCGGAACGGGAGCGGATTATTTCTTCGGCAAGGAACTCGATGAGTTGGAATTGCCGGAAATCGCGATGCTGGCAGGGATGCCGCAATATCCGAACGGTTACAATCCGTATAAAAATCCGGAACGGACCGAAAAACGACGCAATATCGTGCTAGGCCTCATGGTGCAGCATAAGAAGATCACGCAAGCGGAAGCCGATGAAGCGAAAGCGGTTCCGGTCGCTTCTCTCATATTGCCGGAAGATCAGCGCCCGACGACTGATTCCAAATATCCGGCCTATGTCGATGTCGTCCTCGATGAATTGGAAGAGGCGGGCATGGTGGATATCCTGTCGGAGGGAGTCAAAATCCAGACAAACTTGGATCCGGCCGCACAGGAAGCGGTTGAGAGTGCCATCAATAATCCGAACTGGTACGAATCCGAAGAAATGGAAGCCGGCATGACTGTCGTAGATACGAAAACGGGTGCCATTGTGGCGATCGGTGGTGGGCGGGACTATGCCGGCCGGGACCTGAACTTCGCGACCGACCAGAAACGTCAACCCGGGTCATCCATCAAACCGATACTATCCTATGGTCCGGCGATTGAAAACTTCAGCTGGTCGACCGGGCAAATTACGAATGACGATCCGTACAACTACCGTGGCACGAACCAGCCGATCCGCAACGTGGACGGACGCTACCAAGGGGCCATCACGATCCGCGAAGCGCTGTACCGCTCTCGAAACGTGCCCGCTGTCAAGATCTTTGAAGAAGTCGGCCCTTCCAAAGCGGCCGATTTCGCAAAAGACCTAGGCCTGCCGGTCGATAAATTGAACTCTTCCAATGCCCTCGGCGGCGGAGAAATCCAATTTTCGACTACGCAGATGGCCGGTGCTTACGCCGCGTTCGGCAACGGCGGGGTCTATACGAAGCCGCATGCGGTGAAGGAAGTCATTTTCAGGGACGGCACACCACGGAATCTGACGCCGAAACCTCAAGTTGTCATGAAAGACTCTACCGCCTATATGGTGACCGATATTTTACGGGACGTCATGACGGAAGGGACCGGGAAAACGGCGAATGTCAGCGGGCTGGACGATGCCGGGAAAACCGGAACGACCAACTACTCGGCGGAAACTGTCCAAAAGCACGGCATACCAAATGGAGCCGTGCCGGATTCCTGGTTTGCGGGATACACGACCGACTATACGATTGCGGTCTGGGGCGGATATAAAGACTATACGACCCCGATTACGACGTACAACCCGGGACGGTTAGTACCGCAAAATCTGTTCCGGACGGTCATGGGTGAAATTTCCGCCGGGAAAAACACGGCTTCCTTCAAACGCCCCGGCTCTGTAGAGGAAGCGAATATCGTATATGGTTCGAACCCGCTCGTCTTGGCCAGCGCCTCGACGCCAGCCAATTTGCAGCGGACGGAACTATTCGTCCGAGGCACTCTCCCGGAACAGCAAGCGCGGGAAGAAGAAACAGTGGAATTGGAAGCTCCGAACAATTTGAATGCCAATTATGATCCGAATACGGGCACGATTACGCTTCAATGGGGCCATAATCCGCCAGATCCGGCGGTCGCTGAAGGCCCAATCGAATTCGAAGTGTATGTCGGCGTCGATGGCGGCGAACTGCAATTGATGACGACGACATTTGATTATTCCGTAACGTTCAATTCCGCGGAAATGGGACGCACCTACTCGTTCTCAGTTGTGGCAAAAGCCGGGGAACTGACAAGTGATCCGGCCTCCACGAGCCTGCAAATCGAGGAATTTGCAGAAGAAGAGCCGGAGGAGGAGCAACCGGAAGAGAATCCGGACGAGGAGGAAAACCCGGACGACGGATGGAACGACGGAAATGGCAATCCGAACGGCAATGGATGGAACCAAGGGAACCAAGGAAATCAAGGCAACCAAGGCAATCCTGGGAATCAGAATAACCAGGGTAATCCAGGAAACCAAGGGAACCCAGGGAATCGGGGGAATGGCGGAAACCAGGGCAATGGTAACCAAGGCGGCAATCCAAATGCCCCAACGGATCCAAACAACCCAGACAACGAGACCCCGACCCCTGTTGACGGAACGGAAACCACCCCATAA
- a CDS encoding YpoC family protein translates to MPIDGKRFDKEALSPYFTDWETKRETIEALYAQKDKRAAEKMRDAVEMYERLLELGGVETDVRSGREVYRLSPLNGDERLEFVKAKLTSHYAYVQLDALFGEMKKKAARLAVRLK, encoded by the coding sequence GTGCCGATTGACGGGAAGCGGTTCGACAAGGAGGCCCTTTCCCCGTATTTTACGGATTGGGAAACGAAGCGGGAGACGATCGAGGCATTGTATGCACAGAAGGACAAACGAGCCGCGGAGAAGATGCGGGATGCGGTGGAAATGTATGAACGGCTGCTCGAACTGGGCGGTGTGGAGACCGATGTGCGGAGCGGGCGGGAAGTGTATCGTTTATCCCCATTGAATGGGGACGAACGCCTGGAATTTGTGAAGGCGAAACTCACCAGTCACTATGCGTATGTACAACTGGACGCCTTGTTCGGGGAAATGAAGAAGAAGGCAGCGCGGCTGGCAGTAAGGTTAAAATGA
- the nth gene encoding endonuclease III, translating to MLTKKQWGYCLEQFREMFPEAHCELVHANPFELLIATLLSAQCTDVLVNRVTADLFKKYKTPEDYLAVETAELENDIRSIGLYRNKAKNIRALSQLLIDEYGGIVPPNRDVLMTFPGVGRKTANVVVSNAFGIPAMAVDTHVERVAKRLGMNRWKDSPLAVEEKIMRWTPREQWTDTHHRIIFFGRYHCKAQNPNCPECPLLPLCREGKKRMKERAD from the coding sequence ATGTTGACGAAAAAGCAATGGGGATATTGCCTGGAGCAATTCAGGGAAATGTTTCCGGAGGCGCATTGCGAGCTGGTGCATGCGAATCCGTTTGAGTTGCTCATCGCTACGCTGTTATCCGCCCAATGCACGGATGTGCTGGTGAACCGGGTGACGGCGGATTTATTCAAAAAATATAAGACGCCGGAGGATTATTTGGCAGTCGAGACGGCGGAGCTGGAAAACGATATCCGTTCGATCGGCCTCTATCGCAACAAGGCGAAAAACATCCGGGCGCTCAGCCAATTGCTCATTGACGAATACGGAGGCATCGTGCCGCCGAACCGGGATGTGCTCATGACATTCCCGGGCGTGGGGCGCAAGACAGCGAATGTCGTCGTCTCGAACGCATTCGGGATTCCTGCGATGGCGGTCGATACGCATGTGGAGCGGGTGGCGAAACGGCTCGGCATGAACCGTTGGAAGGACTCCCCGCTCGCCGTCGAGGAGAAGATCATGCGCTGGACGCCGCGGGAGCAATGGACCGATACGCATCATCGGATCATTTTCTTTGGGCGCTACCACTGCAAGGCGCAAAATCCCAACTGTCCGGAATGCCCGCTGCTGCCGCTTTGCCGGGAAGGGAAGAAGAGGATGAAAGAACGTGCCGATTGA
- a CDS encoding dicarboxylate/amino acid:cation symporter codes for MKLARNIIIALIAGVVIGLVLNLFTPDAFTKLDAFLFKPLGTIFLNLMKMLVVPVVFISIVLGTVGIGDPKKLGRIGGKTIGYFLITTAVAIVIALTLALLMKPGAAGDFETSTANYEATEAPPVTDTLLGIIPTNPITSMAEGNMLQIIFFAALLGFGIAMLGKKVERVTELFEQGNDLIMYLITFVMKFAPYGAFGLIASAVGSQGFDALRAMGMYMSVVLGGLLIHSILVYGGSVALLGKRNPVWFFKNFFPAQVVAFSTASSAATLPISMKTAQERLKVPESISSFTQSLGATINMDGTAIMQGAAVVFIAQAYGIDLSIGQLLTVVLTAVLASIGTAAVPGAGLIMLAMVLTSVNLPVEGIALVLGVDRLLDMVRTAVNITGDAACAVVVAQTEGVLGEPDADGVPAGTENV; via the coding sequence ATGAAGCTGGCAAGGAATATCATCATTGCGCTCATTGCAGGGGTTGTCATCGGTCTTGTCCTGAATCTCTTTACTCCCGACGCGTTCACCAAGTTGGATGCCTTTTTATTCAAGCCGCTGGGCACCATTTTCCTGAACCTCATGAAAATGCTTGTTGTCCCGGTCGTTTTCATTTCAATTGTATTGGGAACAGTTGGAATCGGTGATCCAAAAAAGCTGGGGCGAATCGGTGGGAAGACAATCGGATACTTCCTCATTACGACTGCCGTGGCAATTGTGATCGCCCTCACTCTGGCCCTTTTGATGAAGCCGGGAGCAGCAGGTGACTTCGAGACATCTACAGCGAATTATGAAGCAACTGAAGCTCCGCCGGTTACCGATACGCTGTTAGGAATCATCCCGACGAACCCGATCACCTCCATGGCGGAAGGAAACATGTTGCAGATCATCTTCTTTGCGGCACTGCTCGGTTTCGGGATTGCCATGCTCGGCAAGAAGGTTGAGAGGGTCACGGAGTTGTTCGAGCAGGGGAATGACTTAATCATGTACCTGATCACCTTTGTCATGAAGTTCGCACCATATGGGGCATTTGGGCTGATTGCTTCTGCTGTCGGCAGTCAGGGTTTCGACGCACTCAGAGCGATGGGAATGTACATGAGCGTAGTTCTTGGAGGACTTCTCATTCACTCAATCCTCGTCTACGGCGGTTCGGTTGCGCTGCTTGGCAAGCGGAATCCGGTCTGGTTCTTTAAGAACTTCTTTCCGGCACAGGTTGTCGCATTCAGTACAGCCAGCTCTGCCGCGACGCTACCGATTTCGATGAAAACGGCACAGGAGAGGCTGAAGGTGCCCGAGTCCATCAGCTCGTTCACACAATCGCTTGGTGCAACGATCAATATGGATGGCACAGCGATTATGCAGGGAGCAGCGGTTGTGTTCATTGCGCAGGCTTACGGGATTGACCTGTCGATAGGACAGCTGTTGACGGTCGTCCTGACTGCCGTGTTGGCCAGCATTGGAACGGCTGCTGTACCGGGTGCAGGCCTGATTATGCTGGCAATGGTGTTGACGTCTGTCAATCTGCCGGTTGAGGGGATCGCACTTGTCCTTGGGGTCGACCGCCTGCTCGACATGGTCCGCACTGCCGTCAACATTACAGGCGATGCTGCATGTGCGGTCGTCGTCGCCCAGACGGAAGGCGTTCTCGGCGAGCCGGATGCAGATGGAGTACCAGCGGGCACGGAAAACGTTTGA
- a CDS encoding DnaD domain-containing protein has translation MQHEERLRIWIEQGNVQVSQLFFHHYKSLGIKDLDAMLVLQMTSFHMEGNRFPTPADFSDRMELTENEVSQILQRLMQNGFLQIEQGKDVDGVLIETFTLQPLWNRLVDHVLLSACDTAEEQKKEEEGEIFTLFEQEFGRLLSPMECESITMWLDEDGHSVEIIRAALKEAVLAQKLSLRYIDRILFEWKKKNVKTLADVERQTKSFRTVSGTRTPQFQQQIQVKRVPFYNWLEERE, from the coding sequence ATGCAGCACGAAGAACGGCTCCGGATTTGGATTGAGCAGGGGAATGTACAAGTTTCTCAGCTTTTTTTTCACCATTATAAAAGCTTGGGGATCAAAGACCTGGACGCGATGCTCGTTTTACAGATGACTTCATTTCACATGGAGGGCAATCGATTTCCGACCCCTGCCGATTTTTCGGACCGGATGGAGTTGACGGAAAATGAGGTTTCGCAAATTTTGCAGCGGCTTATGCAGAACGGGTTTCTTCAAATCGAGCAGGGCAAGGACGTGGACGGTGTCCTGATTGAAACGTTCACTTTGCAGCCTCTTTGGAATCGCCTGGTCGATCATGTACTGCTGAGTGCATGCGATACGGCGGAGGAGCAGAAGAAAGAGGAGGAGGGCGAGATCTTCACGTTGTTCGAGCAGGAATTCGGACGGCTGTTGTCGCCCATGGAATGCGAGTCGATCACGATGTGGCTCGATGAAGACGGCCATTCCGTGGAAATCATCCGGGCGGCGTTGAAGGAAGCGGTCCTTGCCCAGAAATTGAGTCTGCGGTATATTGACCGGATTTTATTCGAATGGAAAAAGAAGAATGTCAAAACTTTGGCGGATGTCGAACGGCAGACGAAATCGTTCCGTACGGTGAGCGGGACACGGACTCCGCAGTTTCAACAGCAAATCCAAGTCAAGCGCGTACCTTTTTACAATTGGTTGGAAGAACGGGAGTAG